Below is a genomic region from Gasterosteus aculeatus chromosome 2, fGasAcu3.hap1.1, whole genome shotgun sequence.
gctgacatttttaaggtgaCTTAATGATGAGTTTTACTCAATATTTATTTCCACAAACGGTTCAACAATCTTAGTTTGTAAATCCCTGATATCTtgtatcatttaattaaaagattTCCAACCATCTACAAActacttatcctgcacacaggggggctggagtttaTCCCGGCCAACTttgggcaatagacagggttcaccctggactggttgtcagccaatcacaggactaacacagaaacacaaccattcacacacctacaggcaatttaaagttaCCGATCCACCTGATCCCCaacgcatgtctttggactgtgggaggaagctggagtacccagagagaacccacacagacacagagagaacatgcagactccacacagaaccaCTGGGCGTAGTCGAAccaaggaccttcttgctgtgaggcgacagtgataaccaccacaccaccgtgccgcctttgAACTGATTAagtaaagcaaagaagtaactgttacacagacagagatgtgatcctttaactcctgcgtcctccttgtatgaaggagaatcagtgactcttcactgtcgacatggagaccagagaaaggagaagaatgctgacttctacaaagacaaaacacttattgagatggacacaaaccatcaacacacacatgaaatcaccatttctctgatgtctgatgggagctcttacaagtgcagatttaaggacaaagaatctgaaatagaatatttgaaatgtgagattagttactatgtttaaagacattgtacccaaacacctgtttaacacatgaagacagataaaaagatggaggacatcagcagtgacagtaatccaccaaggactcatcataacacgtctttatgctgtcaaacctctttccaacagatGTCCCTCAGCCTGTCCTCACGgtgtctccatcatggacgagtcctggagactcagtgactctgacctgcagtgttggacctccgtctgcaggatggaAGTTCTTCTGGTATAAGGCTGCTCCAGAAATGTCACTCTACTACACCTATGAGCTTCTAGCTGGTGGCACCAAtgggactgaacaggattcctacattcttcatggacagacacacacagcaggatatgcgtgcagagctggaagaggagatcctgtgtttTACACTCAGAATAGTGATCtgaagtttgtctggtctggaggtgagtttgttcagactttaaattcttgcacaagggaataaatgtccttgttgtgttgacattgtttgtcctgtgtgtgtctcctaatgatgtgtcctcaggtgtgaatccagcagcgtctctcacagtgagtcctcacagactgcagcacttcagcacagagtcactgtcactgatctgtgagggaaactctgctGAGTGGAGAGTGATGAAGGCTGATGAAGATGGCCGCGTGTCATCATGTTTTTACTGGGGAAaaatgactggatccacatgcaacaccgACACTACAGCGagtagtggagtgtactggtgtgagtctgaAACAGAGTtcagcaatgcagccaacatcactatacacagtgagtttCTATTCATTAAAAGGTTTTTATATCTAAAGTATTTACATCTTATTacagagtgctgacatttttaaggtgacttcatgatgagtttaactcaatatttatttcaacaaacGGTTCAACAATCTTAGTTTGTAAATCCCTAATATCTtgtatcatttaattaaaagattTCCAACCATCTACAAACTACTTATCCGGCACACAGTGGGTCTGGAGTTCATCCCGACCAAGTTTGGGAATtagacagggttcaccctggactgtttgtcagccaatcacagggctaacacagagaaacacaaccattcacacacctagaggcaatttaaagttaccaatcaacctgatccccaacgcatgtctttggactgtgggaggaagctggagaacccagagagaacccacacagacacagagagaacccACAAAGTATTTACACATATTAATACAGTGCTGACATTTCTAAGGTGACTTTATGATGAGTTTAACTcaatattcattttaacaaaCGATTCAACAATCTTAGTTTGTTGCAGTATCATTTCTCTGTATTATCCAACAAGTCTTTGTAGTTTACTTTCCTCTTTATGACCATTGACATCCACCGTTGACTTTAAACCAGGAGGAGCTGTAGAGTTATCTGCTCACTTTGTACCTTTTAGACTTTTCTGTAGCTCACTGCCACTAAGTGGACATTTGTCTCCCGACATATTGAGCATTAATTAAAGATGTAACTGTGAGCATGTACGTCACCAAAGGGCCGTCTCTTCCATCCATGAAATGCAGCTATTCGCTCAGCTACTGCGTGAATGtgaataacaaatgtaaactataaatgtcttctcctcattgttcatcagcttgtttgacttcctgtcctctggtctctttacaggtggtgatgtcatcctgGTGAGTTCTGTCCGTCCTGTGACTGAGGGACATTCCGTCACTCTTGGCTGCAAGTTGAGGACAGAAAACCTTCTTTATAATGTGGATttctataaaaatgacaaactcatCCCAAATCCTGTCAGAGGGGAGCTGCTTATCTCTGCAGTTACTAAGTCAGATGAaggcttttataaatgtacaggAAGGAAATCACCTCAAGGTTTGGAGACTTTGACCTCAGCAGAGAGCTGGTTGTCAGTGAAATGTGAGTACGAGTTTTGTAACATGTGTTACAGTCTGAGTGAGAAAAGGTGTCACTGAATTAGAAGTTATCTTAAGAtaaactatttgtttgtgtgagacaatatagttttaaagatgttcatgttcagtaaaaacacataatattAGAGATGTAACATGACCAGCAGTGAAAGGTGAATGTTGTGTGATCAAGGgttcatgtttgtgtatttgagtgtgtgtgttgtagtactTGTTTAGTACTACAACACATTAGTACCTGTGTTTTTActagttttactttgttttaagtatgtttttctgtctctgtgacactctgagatctgttgatgaagagtgtgttataaataaactgtattattattgttacttgtgtatctcttcatggttggtgtgtacttgtgtgtagatcctgaagaagcagcatcaagctctgtgtttctcgtgccgttggttgttggtctggtttctggagttttactgattattctcctgctgctgtttctgcgtcGCTACAGAAAGTCAGAAGGTGAGATCTTTTCCTTCTGATATCAGACTGATTTCACTGAAATAAGTCAAAGTCACAGATATTATTACACACACTAATTAATGATCaatgtgaaacctttttcttgcagcttcaagcctcagcaggttggtacaagcctctcttctctcactctgaacatggcagcaggactttacatgttcctcattaaatcctctgtatttacttcatgttttggacccacaaggtctcagaggaccaatcagagcgcagctACAGACCACATGATCAACCAGGGTGAAACTCAAGACGGACATTACGCTTCTCTTCTTCATGGTCAGGTTTAAtcctgatttatttaataatgtctTCTTAACTTTAATGCCAACATTTCCATTTCTGGTTATCTGCTTGAGAAGATTCTATAATTGATACAAAGTGGTTCAAATGATTGATACGACCTCGTCTTTATCCTCACTGCTCTGCAGGTGATTCTTGTCTCTATGAAGCAATCGGAGGCTCTGAAGAACCTGAACATGGTGCAGTAAatcctgtgtgttcatcacacaGCTGTTAAAATACTAGAATCAGATGATCAAGTGACTGGTTGACCTTtaaattaaagacaaagtgtatcgatgatgtcacagattcTGTGTTTGAGCTTAAAGACATTGATGGTTAATGTGAATACTGTACTTCTATAAGGGAACAAGCTGCAGTAGTTGAGATGCTTTTGTAGGCCAGCAGAGCTTTAATAAAGGAGAATAAAGTGTCTCTTCATGCATTCATCTGATCCTTCTAACAGGGACGAATGATGAACCAGAGGAGAGCGTTTATGAAAATGTGAGgatggaaacagctgcaggtaCTTCAAGTACAACAGACCATGTAGTACAATCTGAGTGTACTTGTGTATTACTACCAGCAGTcagcaaaggtcaaacacaACACTTACACCTGTTACTCTTAAATAACCTTTAATCTCTTTTATCAGAtggataaaaacatctgcatggaaAGAACCAGGGGAACGGATGACGACATGAAAAACCacatctttgtctttctgaGTTATTATTGTGTCAACTTCTTCTTTCCTGATATGAGACAGTATTTTTTAGTTAACCCACAAAAAGATGATTTAAAGGAAATACATCATATGTctttaaaagttttttattacatttacttATTCAAATGTTTGTGTTGAGTGTTTACTGTACATATCATTTCATCTCCTCAGtcactttttttaaagctttttagaAGGCTGGTTCGGAGGCTtgtttgaaaacacaaaacacaaaacacaaaaacacaaaacgatcatttaaaaggaaatacatTATATGTGTGTAAAAGTGTTACTTGGTGAAAATAGTAGATTACATATATACTTAATGTTGGTTTTCAGTGTTTACTGTACATACAATTTAATCTCCTCagtcactttgtttttaaagcttttttgaaTGGAGGCTTgtttaaaaagcagaaaaaagcaGTTTAACGTCTTTGAGCTTCAGTACGTTGGTGATATTATTCAATATTAAgtcatcttttcttttaattctgattaaaaaagcttttattacACATTTAATAGTTATTGAACAACATATTCCTCCAACTTTTAAGTTtatctttgtctttttgagAGTTTTAACAGGTGctgtttgtattttatcttcacctgtttgtgtttaatacattttgtaattttttatctttttatgcaTCAATAAACTTGCAGCTCTAAGCAGTGTTTCCTacattcatttctttaattaaattaatattaGAGATTACAGGGAACGTATGTCCAcatgctcctcctgcatcacatTATTAAGATTCATctaaagaaattaaaatgtctCTGTGAAATAGTTAAAGTAGTCACTACAGTTAAATGTCTTAAAGCTGAATTCTTTAACTTTCCACATTTTGTCTTTGATAAAAAGTTGCATGTGAAGTATTTGAcctgctgatgcttttatctAATTAAACAGGAATAGATCACAGCAATGTAAATACGATATTACTTCCTTCTTAAAGGAAATGGTGATCCAGGTGTGTGAGTAAGATGTAACCGCTATAGACACACCCTTGTTTGAATTTTAAAGGCATTTTAAATCTTTGTATGTGCGTGTTTTTGATTCCATCTGCATCAGTGATTCTCTCCCCTGTTCAGTGCTCCCTGTGATGTGCATTCATGCAGCCTGattcctcatcctctctctctgcatctcaTACTCACAACAACTCAGAACTAcgtgctcactgactcctcctctGCACGTCCGTCACTCAACGCCGTCTGCTGTTTCCCTGTCATGTTCACTGAGTTATTTAGGgcacatttattcatatttatccATCTATCAATATTCAACAGAAAACGTGTCTTGGCTTTTTAAATAGGAATGTGACATATGTGCAGGTTCACCCCCCCACTGTAGTGAAGAGCAATGAAGGTAAATAAAGTCCACATCAGGTATTGACTCCTTGTGATGTGAGTTCTGTCTCCATCCAACACAACTTTTTAAAAGTTAGAAAAcggtagtttaaaaaaaaaaaattcttaaaTAATTTCTGTCTATTCCTACTTCAACTAttattatatgttatatatatatattataatctATTCTGCTTAATGTTACACTGtatcttcttttgtgtttttgtgttttacaatTCTGATAACTACGTATATCAGTACATTATTCTACTActagcaaaaataaaatatattcattgGTAGGAAAATCCAGATCTGAAGAGGAATCTGTTTATTCTGAAGTCAAACCAGGAACATCTGGTAATGAAGCCGTTCATAAAgaaatttattttacataatcaAACGTCATAAAGCACCTTTAAGctcatttctttttcctttcttctcttccagaTCAGTAAAGACATCCGTGTGGACAAAACCACCGACATGAAAAACAATCTCTTCAGGATATAAGATGTGTCCTTAAACAGCTACAGAGCAGACAGCTTGGTGTTCTGTGGAAGCCTCTTCCCTTGTTGTAGTCTGCTTTGGATGGATGAGGTTCTGGTTAAAAAGGATCATGTGATCTTTGCAGGTTTCTTCATCGTATCCAGAGAGAGTCCAAAAAAAGGGCGTTGATCTTTCTTTCCCCGATACGTTAGCGTAGCATAGAGCCATGATACTTCCCCCGGGGACACGAGAGCCCTTCATCTCATGGAGCCGTTTCATTAtctgacaaaaaggtttagGTGTGTgaggttgtttttgttgctgctcTGTGGACAGATAATTAGTCTGCTGAGTGCTTGTTACGTCCCctgactccgccccctctgGAGAAGAGGGCAGGGGCAATTCTTTCAGGTTGCCTGCGCAACCCTTTCTGTTGAAGACAGTCTCCGGTATGATAAGGTGAAGAGCGCAATACTCAGGACTTATGAACTGGTACCAGAAGCGTACAGGCAACGTAGCTTGAAGAAATCCCCCCCAACATTTGTAGAGTTTGCTAGAGAAAAGGGGATACTCTTTGATAGATGGTGCCTAGCCAGCATAGCTACTGATTTTAGCTCACTCCGGGAACTTATCTTGCTAGAGGAATTTAGAAACCGTTCCAGAGAGGACCATGGTCTACCTCAATGAACTGGTCAGCTCTCAACCAAAAACAACAGCTTCAACCACTAAGGGTAGCAAAGGATGTGGGGTTAGTCAAAACTGTTACTCATTCAGACCACCCGGTAACGCCTGGTATACCCGAAGAACCGGAACTGGATTTGTGTCTTTGACAGGAGCTAAGGAAGACCAGCGCCCGGTGAGGATACTGAGACACAGGTGGTTCAGTCTTTCATTCTTGCTGACCTCCTGCCTTTCGGTACTGAGGCCTCAGGGGATGCTAGCGCACAGGTACGCGGCATTGAGATGGGTTACGTACCCGCTCCACTATCCCGTATTCATGTCAGGTCAGTTAATTTCAGGGGTCTTCGAGGTTGCTGTGCGTTACTCATTCCCTATACCGGGGGTTGAGTTTATCATGGCAAATGATATAGCAGGGAAAAAGGTACTCCCTAGTGCCGAAGTGGTGAATACCCCTGTTACTGATCCAGAGATGGATGAGgtatggaaaagtcagtctgtGTTTTGCGCCAGTGTACTCACCAGGTCCCAGGCGCAGAAACAGAAAGAAGCCACCCTGGCTGACTCCAGGCTCACGCTTGCCTTGGCCGAAGACAAGCTGCCCCTCGCTGATCTTGATCCTGCACCTCCCGAACAGGACCTAACCTCTCCCTCGATTCTGCCACCATTACCTTCAACGCGTGAGTCACTGATCAAAGCCCAGAAGGCGGATGCTAGCCTCGCCAAATGTTTTGAGTCAGTGACTGAGCTAGCAGATGAGAAGATGGCAGTCATTTTACACAGACGATGGGATGTTAATGCGGAGGTGGGTCTCCCGACCTATGCTAAGGCACGAGGGAATAGATTAAGATTGGGGGACTGTACGCCAAGTTGTTGTTCCAATGCTGTACCGATAGCAAGTTTTGCAAGTGGCACATGAACATCCATGGTCTGGTCACCTGGGGGTTACAAAAACCTACGACCGCATCCTCCAGCATTTCTTCTGGCCAGGTCTAAAGGCTGATGTAGCAAAGTTCTGTAGAACATCAAGTGCGTCAACTTAGTGGTAAACCTAATCAGACTGTACCACCTGTTCCGCTTAAACCCATACCTGTGGTCGGTGAACCTTTGCACGCAACTTATTCATCTCTGCCGTTCCACCTTTGCCAAGCCTacctttgtttaagcaacattttTGTGTTACACCTGTGCACCCCTAGGCATGATAGTTAGGCCTTAACAGTGCTtctgaaattcattttaaatgttagaTATAGTCTGAAGTAGCATAAAGTCTTCTGCTTGCTGAATTGCGTTCAAAGGGCACCCTGTAGACCTGCTTCATCCTGAGATGACACGGTCCAGTGTTGATAAGCTTACCCTAtgaatattttgaaatatgtcattgttttatatttttttcttatttgctgTAATGTTATGGCGTTGTTTTCTAGGACCATGTTTATGATTTCAGTTTCCTGGTCAGGAGACAGAACACCTTCCCGACCACCTTGAGTGGGTAATCTTTCAGTTCTGCCAAACATagtaaaatactgtaattaCAAAGTAGGTATACATTTCCTAAATACTTGAAACATactttacagtatttttacagTCCTACAGAACGGTCCACAGGCACTACTGTACTCATTGAGTACTGTATTGATATGCAATACTGCAATTTTCTAGTGAGTAGATTTCTTACCTATTCTCATTTCAGAAAGTCCGGATGATGGATGCTACAGTGTACCTGCTCAGATTTGGCTGTACTCTTTGCCCAGCCTCCCTCATTGTTAGACCATGGTTGACCACATGATCAATCAAAGTGGATCGGATCTCATCAGAGATTACGGTCCTTGGCCTTCCTCATCCTCTTACTCTCACTCCTCTGGCTCTGTCTCTGTTTCCAATGTTGGCATCCATTGCTCCATTAAAGAGCTCACCTGTTTCCCTTTTATGCTAAAGCTCTGATTGCTAATTGTAAAACTATAAGAAGCTCTTAAACTCTTTATGTGTAACTCATAGAGGTTTGAGTTCAGGCCACAGACAAAACGCTCTGATTTCCAGGCAGTGGAAGAAAGTCAGAGAAGCCACATGAGTCGTGGAAGAagtagaaagtgagctgatggTCGGGGGAGGATGCATGAGGGATGCAGCGTCTGCAGTCACCACTGGGGGGCAGTGATGCACTAAAAGGCTCAACAATGCACCTCCTATGTTTGCCCACCTGTAGCTCTTCTGCCATTATCACCCCCCCGAATTCTGATCTAAGTATGAGAGAGTTAAACGAGGATAAATAACAACTAGCACCTCTGAACAGATACCGAAGAAGAGGCCAATATCAATGTGAGATATTTATAGATGTGAAATCATTTGCTGTAGGTCGGCTCAAACTGGACAATAATTAAACACTTACTTTAAACTGATGTGTGGGCACATAAGAtggacactgacacacacaaacactcatacAAGAGGACAAAATAACAGCATAGTTCTCTCCAGGAAAGTCATTGATGGTTTTAAAGGAGGACGAGCTGCCACTGATACAACTGATCTGTGTGTGAGATGGAATCAGGTGGCTGAGGATGACGAGGGGAATCTGTCACAGCAAAGACTCATCGCTCAGCGTGTAAATGATGCTTTTCTGTCTTCTGGTCGGTGGTTAACAAATGACACTGACGCCGCACATTTTCAGCTTCAATCTAACTGATATAATAATTTATATAATCATTGGCACATAGTCGCCTCGGTAAAGTTATTACCTAACAGACGTGGTAACCCCTGATGTGACGTTAGCACAGGTCAGTACAGATAATTGTGTGTGCACTAAAACTGTGCAGCTCTTTATATTAATGTAACTTCTTTATTGTAACACGTACGTTGCAGCTATTTGTTTACGTGTGTCTTTTCTGCCttgctgatgtttttttatgGTGCAGATTCAATGAGCATCATCAGGTTATTCAGAGTCTGAGGCTTCATAATCCTTGTTTTCGCACACGCCATGGTGTCCATAATTGTATTTAGGACGACCATTTCAGCTTGATTGTCAGCTGTATCTCGTTCGTGCTGTCTGTCTTCTTGTGAGGTTACACGGAGGAAGGTGGTTGCTGGTATAATTAATAATCAGTTATGTGCACAGGCTGAACAGTGCAGTCTGTAAAACAAGAAATACATGGTTTCTCTGGACATTAGGGCTCTGCTGTAGGATGCGTATAGCGCACACATGTTAATGCATGTTGTTTGAAGCCTAAATCTAATTTATCATTATCATCCTCATATAttcttttttatcttttctCGTCCCgtcttttactttaaaaaaatgtaaagcagTGATGTTGTGAATTACCTCAATTTTACTTCATCCAAGTATCTTTTCAACGAGTACTTTTTCAGGTCGACTTGAGTAAAATGTGATcctgttaaataaaatgtaattcacCGTACGTTAGCTTTATGGAGGATCTTCACACTACTTCCACCATGTGTACATATCTGTGGGTCATCTGATCGGTTGAATCGTCCCTGTAGGCACACGTGTTTCCTTCtccgatgcacacacacacacacacacacacac
It encodes:
- the LOC144383806 gene encoding uncharacterized protein LOC144383806 isoform X3, with amino-acid sequence MSLYYTYELLAGGTNGTEQDSYILHGQTHTAGYACRAGRGDPVFYTQNSDLKFVWSGGVNPAASLTVSPHRLQHFSTESLSLICEGNSAEWRVMKADEDGRVSSCFYWGKMTGSTCNTDTTASSGVYWCESETEFSNAANITIHSGDVILVSSVRPVTEGHSVTLGCKLRTENLLYNVDFYKNDKLIPNPVRGELLISAVTKSDEGFYKCTGRKSPQGLETLTSAESWLSVKYPEEAASSSVFLVPLVVGLVSGVLLIILLLLFLRRYRKSEASSLSRSQRTNQSAATDHMINQGETQDGHYASLLHGDSCLYEAIGGSEEPEHGTNDEPEESVYENVRMETAAGTSSTTDHVVQSECTCVLLPAVSKGQTQHLHLLLLNNL
- the LOC144383806 gene encoding uncharacterized protein LOC144383806 isoform X2; translation: MAVPDMSDYYNYYTYELLAGSTNGTEQDSYTLHGQTHTAGYVCRAGRGDPVFYTQYSDEKFVWSGGVNPAASLTVSPHRLQHFSTESLSLSCEGNSAEWRVMRVDEDGDVSSCYHWGEMNGSTCNITIRASSGVYWCESVTQSSNAANITIHSGDVILVSSVRPVTEGHSVTLGCKLRTENLLYNVDFYKNDKLIPNPVRGELLISAVTKSDEGFYKCTGRKSPQGLETLTSAESWLSVKYPEEAASSSVFLVPLVVGLVSGVLLIILLLLFLRRYRKSEASSLSRSQRTNQSAATDHMINQGETQDGHYASLLHGDSCLYEAIGGSEEPEHGTNDEPEESVYENVRMETAADG
- the LOC144383806 gene encoding uncharacterized protein LOC144383806 isoform X1, translated to MAVPDMSDYYNYYTYELLAGSTNGTEQDSYTLHGQTHTAGYVCRAGRGDPVFYTQYSDEKFVWSGGVNPAASLTVSPHRLQHFSTESLSLSCEGNSAEWRVMRVDEDGDVSSCYHWGEMNGSTCNITIRASSGVYWCESVTQSSNAANITIHSGDVILVSSVRPVTEGHSVTLGCKLRTENLLYNVDFYKNDKLIPNPVRGELLISAVTKSDEGFYKCTGRKSPQGLETLTSAESWLSVKYPEEAASSSVFLVPLVVGLVSGVLLIILLLLFLRRYRKSEASSLSRSQRTNQSAATDHMINQGETQDGHYASLLHGDSCLYEAIGGSEEPEHGTNDEPEESVYENVRMETAAGTSSTTDHVVQSECTCVLLPAVSKGQTQHLHLLLLNNL